A window of Clostridium taeniosporum genomic DNA:
TCATCCTAAAGCTTTAGATTACGTAATTAAATTTAATGCACCAGAAATAATATATGTTTCATGTAATCCAAAGACTTTAGTAACAGACCTTAAAGTGTTGGTAGAGAAGGGTTATAAAATAATACAAACACAAGTGAAAGATATGTTCCCGAACACACCTCACGTGGAGACAGTCGTGAAGCTATTAAAGAAATAGCCTGATATCAAAGGCTTTGAAGGATTTTAAGTGAATATTAAAGTGTGTTTTATGTTCCCTCAGACTACGGTTTGAGGGAATTTTTGGGTTAGGGGGTTGAACAAATACGCAAAAGTAGAGGGTTTTGCGTTAAGATTTAAGTTTTGAGTAATTGTGTAGCTTAAATATTTTCATAACAAAGATGTCTATATAATTATAATAAACTTAATTTCTATCGAAAAATGACATAATTATGATATAATTAGTTTTGAATTTCATAAAATTTTAAAGGAGTATTATAAATGAGCGAAATACTTAATTCAATTATAAAAGAATCAAATTATAGATTAACACAGTTTTCAGATAAAGCAATTGACATTGTAGAAAAAAATGTAGTAATGCGTAAAGACAAAAAAGGAAAAGAAGTTGTTTATGTAAATTGCTTAGTTAGAAATAAAGAAATAAAGTTAACACCAGAAGAATTAGTAAGACAATTATATATTTATAAATTAATTACTGAATATAAATATCCAGTAGAAAGAATGGAATTAGAGTATAATGTTACTTTTGGTAGAGAGAAAAAGAGAGCTGATATTGTTATATTCGATAAAGATTATCCAACATCACCCCAAATAATTGTAGAATTAAAGAAGCCAAAGTTAAAAGATGGTAAAGAGCAATTAAGATCATATTGTAATGCAACAGGAGCAATTATTGGTGTATGGACTAATGGTGAACAGATTTCTTTTTATCATAGAAAAGACCCTAATTATTTTGAAGATATACCCAATATACCCAAAGCTACAGAGAAATTAACAGATATTTTAAAAGAGAGATGGACTATTGATGACTTAATAGCAAAAGATAAATTAGTTAACGAAAGAAAGTCATTAAAGAGTCTCATCGAAGAAATGGAAGATGAAGTTCTTGCAAATGCAGGTGTTGATGTATTTGAAGAAGTATTTAAATTAATATTCACAAAATTATATGATGAAATGGAAAGTGGCAGAAATAAAAAGAGATTTCTTGAATTTCGAAACTATGGAGATACAGAAAGTGATTTAAAAATTAAAATACAAACTTTATTTGATAAGTCAAAAGAAAAATGGGTAGGTGTGTTTAATCCTGATGAGCAAATTAATCTAACAAGTTCTCATTTATCAGTATGTGTTGCTAGTTTACAAGATGTAAAATTATTCAATTCAAATCTTGATGTTGTAGATGATGCTTTTGAATATTTGATGAGTAAGTCAAGTAAAGGTGAAAAGGGACAGTTTTTTACGCCAAGGTATGTTATTGATATGTGCGTAAAGATGTTAAACCCTAAAGAAAATGAAAAAATGATAGATACAGCAGCAGGAAGTTGTGGATTCCCTGTACATACAATATTTCATGTATGGAAACAAATGCTTGCTGAACGAGGCATTCCTCAAAGTCATTTATTTACTACAGAAAAAAAACCACCAGAGTGCGAGGATTATGTAAGAGATAATGTTTTTGCAATAGATTTTGATGTTAAAGCAGTAAGAGTAGCTAGAACATTAAATCTTATTGCAGGAGATGGTAGAACTAATGTTATGCACTTCAATACTTTAGATTATGAGCGCTGGGATGATTTCACTAAGGATGAAAAATGGACAGATATTTATAATGATGGTTGGAGAGGACTAAGAAAATTAAGAAAAACACCCAATCAAAATCGAGATTTTAAATTCGATATTTTGATGGCAAATCCACCTTTTGCAGGAGACATAAAGGAAAGTAGAATTATTGCAAAATATGAGTTAGGTAAAAATGCTAAAGGAAAGTATCAAACAAAAGTAGGTAGAGATATTCTTTTTATAGAACGTAATTTATCATTTTTAAAAGATGGTGGAAGGATGGCTATCGTATTACCTCAAGGTAGATTTA
This region includes:
- a CDS encoding N-6 DNA methylase, whose translation is MSEILNSIIKESNYRLTQFSDKAIDIVEKNVVMRKDKKGKEVVYVNCLVRNKEIKLTPEELVRQLYIYKLITEYKYPVERMELEYNVTFGREKKRADIVIFDKDYPTSPQIIVELKKPKLKDGKEQLRSYCNATGAIIGVWTNGEQISFYHRKDPNYFEDIPNIPKATEKLTDILKERWTIDDLIAKDKLVNERKSLKSLIEEMEDEVLANAGVDVFEEVFKLIFTKLYDEMESGRNKKRFLEFRNYGDTESDLKIKIQTLFDKSKEKWVGVFNPDEQINLTSSHLSVCVASLQDVKLFNSNLDVVDDAFEYLMSKSSKGEKGQFFTPRYVIDMCVKMLNPKENEKMIDTAAGSCGFPVHTIFHVWKQMLAERGIPQSHLFTTEKKPPECEDYVRDNVFAIDFDVKAVRVARTLNLIAGDGRTNVMHFNTLDYERWDDFTKDEKWTDIYNDGWRGLRKLRKTPNQNRDFKFDILMANPPFAGDIKESRIIAKYELGKNAKGKYQTKVGRDILFIERNLSFLKDGGRMAIVLPQGRFNNSSDKYIRDYIAERCRILAVVGLHVNVFKPHTGTKTSVLFVQKWDDELCPKKNDYPIFFATMREPSKDNSGEKIYRIVEGDEGAYMLDDHHHLVVKHDLYNHDGLTEDGIAEAFEEFAKREGLSFFQ